The following are from one region of the Falco biarmicus isolate bFalBia1 chromosome 1, bFalBia1.pri, whole genome shotgun sequence genome:
- the TSSK2 gene encoding testis-specific serine/threonine-protein kinase 2: MDDALVLGEKGYVLSNTLGEGSFGKVKSAYCNSLKCNVAIKIIDKRKSPQDFLKRFLPREIEALRCLHHPSIIKTYEIFETSAGKVYIVMELGEKGDLLDYIKNTGAMEEDITRIKFQQLVSAIKHCHNLDFAHRDLKCENILLDKDLNIKLSDFGFSKFLSRDKHGRTILSKTFCGSAAYAAPEVLQGIPCDPRISDIWSLGVILYTMVYALMPFDDSNVRKMICIQKQHRISFPNSKYLTAECKDLIYHLLQPNVSQRLCIDEVLKHSWLQTPKSTTPSPLLAAEEGERSQNLCEGKPEHEQQGRSHSPEREGEENETGSS; the protein is encoded by the coding sequence aTGGATGATGCTCTGGTGCTTGGAGAGAAAGGCTACGTCCTGAGCAACACGCTAGGAGAAGGCTCTTTCGGCAAAGTGAAATCTGCCTACTGCAACTCCTTGAAATGCAATGTGGCCATCAAGATAATTGACAAGAGGAAAAGTCCTCAGGACTTCCTGAAAAGATTTCTCCCCAGGGAAATTGAGGCTTTGAGATGTTTGCACCACCCCTCAATCATCAAAACCTATGAGATTTTTGAGACATCAGCTGGAAAAGTGTACATTGTGATggagctgggggaaaagggagaCCTCCTAGACTACATTAAGAACACAGGAGCTATGGAAGAGGACATCACTCGCATCAAGTTTCAGCAGCTGGTTTCTGCCATCAAGCATTGCCACAACTTAGACTTTGCTCATAGGGACCTGAAATGTGAGAACATCCTTCTTGACAAAGACCTCAACATCAAGCTGTCAGATTTCGGCTTTTCCAAATTCTTGTCTCGGGACAAACACGGAAGAACTATTCTCAGCAAAACCTTCTGTGGGTCTGCTGCGTACGCAGCCCCTGAAGTGCTACAGGGCATTCCCTGTGACCCCAGGATTTCCGACATATGGAGCCTGGGTGTCATCCTGTATACAATGGTCTATGCTTTAATGCCATTTGATGATTCCAATGTCAGGAAAATGATCTGTATTCAGAAACAACACAGGATTTCCTTCCCCAACTCAAAATATCTGACTGCGGAGTGCAAGGACCTCATTTACCACTTACTCCAGCCCAACGTGTCTCAGAGGTTGTGCATAGATGAAGTTTTGAAACACTCATGGTTGCAGACTCCAAAATCCACAACCCCTTCCCCTCTGCTAGCTGCAGAAGAGGGTGAGCGTTCCCAAAACCTGTGTGAAGGAAAGCCTGAGCACGAGCAGCAAGGCAGATCCCACTCtccagaaagggaaggagaggagaatgAAACTGGATCTTCTTAA